Genomic DNA from Oscillospiraceae bacterium:
GGTACTTCCGTATTTACCACCCTGTTCCCTGAATTAGATCCTACCGTGGCAATGATTATTTTTGCCGCAATTATTTTAGTATACACCTTCTTAGGTGGCTTTAAAGCTGTTTGTTGGACCGACTTCTTCCAGGGAATTTTAATGCTGGTTGCGCTGTTGGCTGTGCCGATTATCATTGTAGCCACTCAGAATTTAGACCCGGCTAAATTGACCACTGTATATACTTATGTGGAAAAAGGTGAAACCGTAACCTGCACCTTTGTTCCCAATCTGTTCACTGCCAGCTGGAAAGAAATTGTATCCGGTTTGGCTTGGGGCTTAGGATACTTCGGTATGCCTCATATTATCGTAAGATTTATGTCCATTAAAAAGCCCAGCATGGTGAAAAAATCCGCGATTGTTGCAATTATCTGGGTTGTAATTACTTTATTAGCAGCCATCTTAATTGCATACTTCGGCAGAATGATGCTGGCTGACACACTCTTACCCGCAGGTAATCAGAAGCTGGTATTTATTCAGCTGGCAAGAATTCTCTTCCCCGGCTTTATCGCAGGTATTTTATTGGCAGCAATTATCGCAGCTTCTATGTCCACTGCAGACTCTCAGTTGCTGGTTGCTTCCTCTTCCTTCACCTCTGATATTTACAAACCTTTAATCAGAAAAAATGCTTCTGATAAAGAACTCTTATGGGTTGGCAGAATCGTAGTTGTAATTGTTGCCGTAGTAGCATTCTTCATCGCAAATGACGGCGGTACCGGTGCTCAGGCAATTATGAACATGGTTGAAAACGCTTGGGGCTTATTCGGAGCTGCATTCGGACCGGTAATTCTTTTATCCCTGTTCTGGAAACGTTTCACCTACAAAGGGGCAGTTGCGGGTATCATTGCAGGTTCCGTTGTGGATATCGGTTGGCTTCTGTTAGGCGAAGTAACAATTGTGTTCGACAAGATGGTTGGCGGCGGAACCTGGGTATTCAACTTTAATGATATTTATGAAATCCTGCCCGGCTTTATCGCTTGTGCAATTGTGGCAGTTGTTGTTTCCCTCATCGATCAGAAACCTTCTCAGGAAGTGTTGGCAATCTATGATAAGGCGACTGCAAAAGACTTCGGCGAACAATAAGAGTTCTATTACGGTTTGATACTCCATATAGAAAGGCATAGGGTTTTTCCTGTGCCTTTTTGTTATCGTGAAAGCCTATCAAAAAAGAAGGATTCCTAAAAAAATTCCAAAAATTCCTTGACAAACTTTTTTCTTTGTGCTATCATAAGGAAAATTCTGTTAGAAAACGGAGACTATCATAATGATGCAGTTTATGGCAAACTTATTAGGTTTATTATGCATTACCTTATTGTTATGTGGCGGTAATGCTGTTTGTCGTGCAACCAAGTGATACCTCTTTTTCCCATAGTTTCAAAAAGAGCCTGCTGTTGTACGATGTACAGCGTCAGGCTTTTTCTTTTTGAAGCAATTAAAATTTTCTAAAATAAAGGAGTGTGAAGTATGGCAAAAACGATCAAAATTTTTGATACCACCCTGCGGGATGGAGAACAGTCTCCCGGCTGCAGTATGAACTTAACCGAGAAAATTGAGGTGGCAAAACAGTTAGAACTTTTGAATGTGGATATCATCGAAGCAGGATTTGCCATTGCATCCCCTATGGACTTTGAATCGGTAAAAACAATTGCCGAAACAGTGAAAAACGCTACCGTTGCCAGTTTGGCACGAGCAACCTGCAAAGATATTGATGCGGCATACGAAGCGGTGAAGGGTGCTGTGAATCCCCGAATTCATACCTTTTTGGCAACCTCTCCCATTCATATGCAGTATAAACTGAAAATGAGTGAAGACGAAGTCATCGCCAGAGTCAAGGAAATGGTGTCTTATGCCAAAAAATATTGTTCCGACGTGGAATTTTCTGCGGAAGATGCTTCCCGCAGCGATAAAGACTTTTTGGCACGGGTAATGGAGACAGCCATTGCTGCAGGGGCAACCACCGTTAACATTCCCGACACGGTTGGTTATTCCACTCCTTTGGAATTTGCATCTTATATTACTTATTTAAAAGAGCACGTTTCCAATATTGACAAAGCAGATATCTCTGTTCACTGTCACAATGATTTAGGAATGGCTGTTGCCAATTCCTTAGCCGCTGTAAGAGCAGGGGCTACCCAAGTGGAATGTACTGTAAACGGTATCGGTGAACGGGCGGGTAACACCTCTTTGGAAGAAGTTGCCATGGCAATCAAAACCCGTGGAGATTACTACGATGCCGTAACCAACATCAACACCCGCCAGATATACAGAAGCTCTAAATTGATTTCTGCCATTACCGGCGTCAGCATCCCGCCCAATAAAGCAATTACCGGTGCAAATGCCTTTGCACACGAATCAGGTATTCACCAACACGGAATGCTCAAAAACCGTTCCACCTACGAAATTATGACTCCCGAATCCATCGGCAAACCTGCGGAACAAATGGTTTTGGGAAAACATTCCGGCAGACACGCCTTTGAAGAACGGTTAGAAATTTTAGGATATCGGTTAACTAAGGAAGAGTTAGACCGCTCTTTTGAACATTTCAAAGTATTGGCAGATAAGAAAAAATCTATCACGGACCGTGATATTGAAGCACTGCTTGCCAATAAAAAAGTGCAAATTCACGAAACCTACACCTTGGAGCGTTTTGTGATTAACTCCGGAAATACCATAACCTCCACCGCTATGATTAAGGTAAAATCCGGGGACGACTTTATCGAAAAAGTTGCCACCGGAGATGGTCCCATTGATGCGGCATTTAAAACCATCAATCAGATTACGGAACGTAACTTTGTACTTCGTGACTACGTGATTCACGCCGTAACCGAAGGAGAAGATGCATTGGGAGAAGCAGTAGTCAAGCTGAATTTAGACGGCAAAAAAGCTACAGGCCGTGCTATCAGCACAGACATTGTGGAAGCAAGTATCAAAGCATACTTAAACGGTGTGAACAAGCTGATTGTATAAGAAAGCGAGGGCTTAACTGATGGGTATGACAATGACTGAAAAAATCCTGGCACACCATGCGGGACTTTCCTCGGTGTCGGCAGGGCAACTAATTATGGCAAAGCTGGATATGGTGCTTGCTAACGACATCACCGCACCCGTTGCCATCCGTGAATTTGAAAAAGCAGGGTTAAGTTCTGTGTTTGACAAAGATAAAATTGCATTGGTGATGGATCATTTTTGTCCCAACAAAGATATCAAAGCGGCAGAGCAGGCTGTCATCAGCCGCAATTTTGCAAAAAAACACAACATCACCCATTTTTACGATGTGGGGCAGATGGGCATTGAACATGCTCTACTCCCCGAAAAAGGATTGGTAAAAGCAGGTGATGTGGTGATTGGTGCCGATTCCCATACTTGCACTTACGGTGCCTTAAATGCCTTCTCTACAGGAGTTGGCTCCACCGATATGGCGGCAGGAATGGCAAAAGGGGAAGCCTGGTTCAAGGTGCCTCAAGCCATCAAAGTAACCTTACTG
This window encodes:
- a CDS encoding sodium/proline symporter — its product is MMTGEVLAFILYFVAMLGIGFWFFMKSKSNSEKDYFLGGREMGPWVTAMSAQASDMSAWLLMGLPGSILAFGLGQAWIGIGLAIGTALNWIIVAKRLRKFSEASGDAITVPQYLTNRFAAKGASLKIVCAIVFLISFTIYVASAFSAGTSVFTTLFPELDPTVAMIIFAAIILVYTFLGGFKAVCWTDFFQGILMLVALLAVPIIIVATQNLDPAKLTTVYTYVEKGETVTCTFVPNLFTASWKEIVSGLAWGLGYFGMPHIIVRFMSIKKPSMVKKSAIVAIIWVVITLLAAILIAYFGRMMLADTLLPAGNQKLVFIQLARILFPGFIAGILLAAIIAASMSTADSQLLVASSSFTSDIYKPLIRKNASDKELLWVGRIVVVIVAVVAFFIANDGGTGAQAIMNMVENAWGLFGAAFGPVILLSLFWKRFTYKGAVAGIIAGSVVDIGWLLLGEVTIVFDKMVGGGTWVFNFNDIYEILPGFIACAIVAVVVSLIDQKPSQEVLAIYDKATAKDFGEQ
- a CDS encoding 2-isopropylmalate synthase encodes the protein MAKTIKIFDTTLRDGEQSPGCSMNLTEKIEVAKQLELLNVDIIEAGFAIASPMDFESVKTIAETVKNATVASLARATCKDIDAAYEAVKGAVNPRIHTFLATSPIHMQYKLKMSEDEVIARVKEMVSYAKKYCSDVEFSAEDASRSDKDFLARVMETAIAAGATTVNIPDTVGYSTPLEFASYITYLKEHVSNIDKADISVHCHNDLGMAVANSLAAVRAGATQVECTVNGIGERAGNTSLEEVAMAIKTRGDYYDAVTNINTRQIYRSSKLISAITGVSIPPNKAITGANAFAHESGIHQHGMLKNRSTYEIMTPESIGKPAEQMVLGKHSGRHAFEERLEILGYRLTKEELDRSFEHFKVLADKKKSITDRDIEALLANKKVQIHETYTLERFVINSGNTITSTAMIKVKSGDDFIEKVATGDGPIDAAFKTINQITERNFVLRDYVIHAVTEGEDALGEAVVKLNLDGKKATGRAISTDIVEASIKAYLNGVNKLIV